One Azospirillum sp. TSA2s genomic region harbors:
- the rplS gene encoding 50S ribosomal protein L19, with the protein MNLLQQLEQEQIEKALGGKTIPEFSSGDTVRVNVKVVEGTRERVQAYEGVVIARKNAGLNSSFTVRKISYGEGVERVFPLYSPRIDSIELVRKGAVRRAKLYYLRDLRGKAARIAERTTGRGMVNGRRAAE; encoded by the coding sequence ATGAACCTGTTGCAGCAGCTCGAGCAGGAGCAGATCGAGAAGGCCCTCGGTGGCAAGACGATCCCGGAGTTCTCCTCGGGCGATACCGTCCGCGTGAACGTGAAGGTCGTCGAAGGCACGCGCGAGCGTGTCCAGGCCTATGAGGGCGTCGTGATCGCCCGCAAGAACGCCGGCCTGAACAGCTCCTTCACCGTTCGCAAGATCAGCTACGGCGAGGGCGTGGAGCGCGTGTTCCCGCTGTACTCCCCGCGCATCGACTCGATCGAGCTGGTCCGCAAGGGCGCCGTCCGTCGCGCCAAGCTGTACTACCTGCGCGATCTGCGCGGCAAGGCCGCCCGCATCGCCGAGCGCACCACCGGCCGCGGCATGGTCAACGGCCGCCGGGCTGCCGAGTAA